The following nucleotide sequence is from Cucumis melo cultivar AY chromosome 1, USDA_Cmelo_AY_1.0, whole genome shotgun sequence.
tatgtccataatttcggccctaatcagaccaaatttacccctcgggctcaggcctgtgtgtttgttgggtatccccttcaccaacgcggttataaatgttttcacccgccgtctaggaaatattttgtcactatggacgttactttctgtgaaaaccgaccctactttcctgttagccatcttcagggggagaatgtgagtgaagaatctaacagcacctttgaatttgttgaacctactcctattaccgtgtctgacattgatcctcatcccataatcttacccacaaaccaagtttcctggaaaacatattacaggaggaatctcagaaaggaagttgggtccccgactagtcaaccgccggctccagtccaaaatttcgaacctcctcgagaccaaggtatggaaaaccttacaaaaccttgtactaataatacaatgagtgagaatgacaagtctgatgttgctgttcttgaaaatatggaagaaaagaaccgtgatgatgagactgaggttagaatagaaaccagtaacgatgaagctgaacagggtcatacaagaaaacttgatgagtatgatccctctcttgacattccaattgcattgagaaaaggtaccagatcatgcactaaacatcccatttgcaactatgtttcctatgataatctctctccacagtttagagcgtttacaacaagccttgactctaccataataccgaaaaatatctacactgctctagagtgtcctgaatggaagaatgctgttatggaagagatgaaggctctcgaaaagaatagaacttgggagatctgtgctctacccaagggacataaaactgtaggatgcaaatgggtattctctctcaaatacaaagcagatggtacgcttgatagacacaaagcaaggttagttgcaaaggggttcactcaaacctatggtattgactattcagaaactttttctccagttgctaaattgaatattgttagagtcctgctatctgttgctgtaaacaaagattggcctctataccagctggatgttaagaatgcttttttgaatggagaccttgtggaggaagtctacatgagccccccaccaggatttgaagcccaatttggtcagcaggtgtgtaaactccaaaaatctctatatggtctgaaacagtctccgagagcatggtttgacagattcactacctttgtcaagtcccaagggtacagtcaagggcactctgaccatactttatttacaaaggcttccaagacaggaaagataactattctaatagtttatgtggatgacattgttttgactggagatgatcaaacagaaatcagtcaactaaagcaaagaatgggtgatgaatttgaaatcaaagacttgggaaatctgaaatatttccttggaatggaggtggctagatcaaaagaaggtatttccgtgtctcagagaaaatacacccttgatttgctaaccgagacaggtatgttgggatgtcgtcctgctgatactcctattgaattcaactgtaaactaggaaactctgatgatcaagttccagttgataaagaacaatatcagcgccttgtaggtaaattaatttacttatctcatactcgtcctgatatttcctttgctgtgagtgttgtcagccagtttatgcaggctccctatgagaaacatatggaagctgttaacagaatcctgagatacttgaaaaatacacctggtaaagggttgatgtttagaaaaacaaatagaaagaccattgaggcatatactgactcagattgggcaggatctgttattggtagaaagtctacctccggttattgtacctttgtttggggcaatcttgtaacttggaggagtaagaagcaaagtgttgtggccaggagtagtgctgaggctgaatacagagctatgagtctgagaatatgtgaggaaatttggctccagaaagtcttgtcagatcttcatcaggaatgtgagacaccattgaagcttttttgtgataataaagccgctattagtattgctaacaaccccgttcaacatgatagaactaaacatgttgagattgatcggcatttcatcaaagaaagacttgacagtggaagcatatgcattccgtacattccttcaagccaacagattgctgatgttcttaccaaggggcttctccgaccacacttcgacctttgcgttagcaagttgggactcattgatatttacctcccaacttgagggggagtgttagaattagtatttttggaaagaataaaatataagattttatttcctaaatatttcctaaatcttttcctttcttatttctatcgtactctatttattctccctttgtacctattgtttttgttcataagaaaaataataaaaactaaagtatcgtggtttttctcccggttctcgggtttccacgtaaatctcgggttgttgttaattgctttcaataaaaataaatggaGGGAGAGTGAAGAGTTATAGATAGCATTAAATTACTGCCTACATAAGACTTGGATATATCTTCTACAACAAATAAATGCACGATAAGATATAAATTCCTTGAATTACATATGCAAATTCCTTATATCATTGATGTTAAGGAAACTGTTTGGAACATTCActaattttttcttatttattgaTGTCCAAAATCAAACTCAAGAGCTCACCTAAGATTCTAAGAAATTGTACGAATGATGATGCATGAAAAAAGCTACAGATAGGTCACGTTGATGCTATTGATAGCGTTTACAACTAAAGGACAGGAACATTAATTTTACTAGAGAAAGGTCCCAACAACCCGGTTTCATATGTGCATGTAACATACACCAGTCTTGTGAAACAAACGAGTCATTCAAATAGTTCTCTTCATCCTGATACAGTTTTTACACAAAACAAACATTGCCCTCTAATAAAGATGTCAAAAGATCCACTTATCTGAATATATACATGCCAATCATCGAGAGATGCAGGTATTTAGAATACCGGTTAGTCAAttttcattctgaacttcaaatttcatttgaacATTCTAGAGTTAGACAATGTATTTACAaggctgcaatttctttcatgATTAAAGCCTTTATTAACACCTCTGTCAGAAATGCAGAATTTCAATCAACCTATGATAAAATGCTCAGTTACAAAGTCCATGGCTTACTTTGTCTTGATGATGATCAGGAGTGTTTCACGTTTTCACCTTCAGCAGTATGCGGATGCCTGAAGTGAAATAAGCCAGTTAGACCTCGTCCCTTGGACAACTCTTCCAGATTTTCGATCTTCTGTTTAAGAATTTCTATTTCTCGGGCTATACCGTCATCCCTTTGCTTCATCGCCTATAAACAGGAACAAACATGTGTGAAACAAAGAGATTAAGATTAGTTTAAATTAAAGTCAGATCAGAAGCACTTATGTGTGAAACAATGAGAGCAATTTCCACTTATGCGTGAAACAATCAGATCAGAAGCACTAATGTCTGAAACAAGAATTTCCGGTGGAATAAATTGCATTGTAATTGGTGCAATTTTGCATAATTTCGGGAATGCAAACTATAATTGACATCTAATTATATCGTTTTTGCCGCTTTAATCAAGCAAATTCACGACAATTGTGCATCTGGAGAATACAGGTACTTGGAATGTGCTAGTCCAGAAAGGACATGAATATAAATACCAAAGTCATACACCCCCGCCCTCAACAAAAGAAGCATTATGCATTTGGAGGAAAGaagattattaaaaaaatatcctAGAACGAATTCAAAACTGTTAAAGACACAATTCTTTTGATTCAGAAAACAAAAGAAGGGAACAGttaaaaaaggaagagaaactCCAAATACCTCCAATTCTTGCCTGCGGAGCTCCTCCTTTCTTGCTTCCGACCTTGAACTTCTTTGCACCTCAAAAATTACAGCAGCTCCAGCAACCTGTGGGGATATCACACTGATATTAAAATTGGGAAATATACACTTCTAGTAAAGAATTATGATAATTAGTATCTGGATCTCCAAAGTCTAaagttgttttttcttttggcaCATTGGATAACATGGTAGAAGTAATATACTTCTCCAAAAGGTCAGTTCACACGTTCAAGCCCATAATCATAGCTCACTAAAGgtaaaacaacaaaaaacttgTTCATCCCATTGTAACCAAATGATAGTTGGTAGACATTGTAAATCAACTTCTATTGCAATCTGTATATTTCAATGTGAATGAGATATAATTTTACAAATCAAAATATCCCAGTAGGCGCACAAAAATCCTTCTTTACAAAGCAGCATAAAGACGCACTAAAGACAAACCCTGAGACAATTCttctaaaaggaaaagggaaagagagagagaaagagagatgaaatcATTTTACCGTGAACACAAAGAGCTCCCCGAGAAGATCTGCAGCAGCTTGGACAGCTTTCTCTTCATTCAGAGGAGGAATGGCAACATTTGTTGCATAACCATATATTCTTCGTTGTACATTTGTCGAAAACCGATGATTTGCCTAGTTCCATATAAGAAAGTACAATATGACAACATCTTATAATCCATTCCACAAAGGAGAATTCATGTTAACAAAGCAAACTATGAGGTTTATGAGCAATAAACCTATCTGCATTCCATGAACACCTAACGTAACATATCTCTAGGAGGAGTAAACAAATCATTGGGTTGCATCAAATACGAAATAACTGATTCCAAAGCTTAGCAATATTAACATACACATCAAGTTCACTACTCAGCACCAAGTCTTAGACTGCAGAGTTTCATAGAAGTAGAGTTTACATTCCAACTTTCTCCTAAGAGCTACTACTCATGGAACATATAAGTTTAAGCATGTCATTATTCCAAGAAAATCCAACCCATTTGTGCCAAATGAATCATAATTGCAAGTGTAAGCAATAACCAAGAAAACCACATAATtacaagaaaagaaatgaaaccTGTGCGATATTGATAATACACTGCCTAAACTTGGGATGCAATCCAGCTTCCTTCTTGAGGCGATTGGCGATGGGTTTGCAGATGGTTTTAAGAGCTAGAGCCCCCAACTTGACAACAGGGAGGATCATTTCTAGACAAACTCCAATCGAGCTTCAGAACATAGAAGTGATGGGAAATGAAGAGGTGGGGAAGAAATAGAAAAGTTGACTGCTGCACTGAATCACTGTTGACCGGGTATCTGATTCTGCAATCATAATGcgtgaggaagaagaaagagaattagaaaagaagaaacagagaTTTGGAATCGAGAGCGAACAATCGAGAAGGAGATTCGTTCCGCCATTACAATCTGGAATTTGATTTTAGCAAATTACGTGTTAAAAAGACGATGGGCCTATGAAGTATGAACCCAAACTCCGTCTTCTAATCCAATATTAAAAGCccaaaatttagatttattacGGTTGTGTTTGGGAGAGGAaaagaagtaagaaagaaaaggaTCACGATAATaatgtgtttgggagaaaaattattattagtagttttatggtaatatgtgtttggggaaaaaaatataaaaggtagtgttatatgataatatatgtttggGGAAGAGATTATAATAATagagttataataatatgtgtttgggaaagaGTTATGATTATAGTAATTCAAAAAACAATAGAATTTGTATTGGATTATTTGagtagggtaatgtagggttataagaaaggaaaaaagaggaGAAGAGTTATTTGGCGATTAGGATTATCCTAATCTCCATTTATCATAACCCTTtggccaaacacggtttggtCCAATTTTCTAACCCTTTTCCCCCTAAAACTCCAGTCCAAACATATACTTGAGACAACGTGTAACAAactcaaaaatagcaaattccactaatgttttttgatttatagttttttttttaacttttttatacCCGATTATATCCTACAATTCATTTCTTAATACACTGTATTTGGATAGGTAAAAAATGAGTCAAAATGTTACTAATACTGTATTAGTAAACAACATTCACTTCTAGTAAATCTTAATTAAACATGACATTTTCCTGTTGGAAAGATTGCACCAACATCCCATCAAAACATTGCTATAATTTCTACTAGATTTTTGGATATTAATtaacaatttatttatataattcaTAATACACATGTTTAATAacgatttgaattcaaattttagataatACTCCTAAAAAATGGCAAATATAAATTCAATAggttcaaatttttttatatttaataatatttataactttaatttcttaaataatacataggggtcttttaaaaaatataaaaaaaatggcaaaatatttacattctatagaacaatttcaaaaacggaaaaagtccagaggttcatcgtgtaaaatatcaaaaatgccccgtcaaccacgccatcaataacgcgcgcgtaatatatttgaaatcgtttagatttggttattgtttgatacgcgatcgtttagatatgactacaatttatacgcgatcgtttagatttgattcaatatatatgcgatcatttagatatggttcaatatatacacgatcgtttagatatgactataatttatacgcgatcgtttaggtATGACTACAaggtgatcgtttagatatggttataatttatatgcgatcgtttagatatgactataatttatcttttcaattacatcttttaattttgttacataatcgtttagatttggggaccaaatctaaatgattttttttttttaaaatttggtacacgatttttttaattcttttggtacacgatcgtttagatttctttacacgatcgtttagatttatttacacgatcatttgctttttttacacgatcgtttacatttgggtactCCAATCCaaaggattttttttcaagattttttatacacgatcttttattttttttccaatccaaaggattttttttcaagattttttatacacgatcttttattttttttaaacgatcgtctacatttgactattccaatctaaatgatttttttttcaagattctttatacacaatcttttatttttttttacacaatcgtttatatttgactagtccaatctaaatgacttttttcaagattctttatacacgatcttttagattttgttattttgttgtacacaatcttatacacagtcgattagatttggttatccaaatgtaaacgcgtaaaaagaaaagaaaagaagaaagacgatggaaagaaatccaagcgaaaaaaagaagaggaatagtagaaagacgatggaaagaaatcgaagtgaaaaaaacgaagaggaaaagaagaaaaacgatggaaagattaaacgacataaataaagaattgaaaaataagaaagatgatggaaagaaatcgcagaaaataaaaagagaaatgaagaaagacaaAATCGCAGGGAAGACGAGAAAGACGAATcgcaaggaagaaaagaaagatggaagggcaaacttgcttatagttttgttacatttatgtaagtttccctaatacataatacatacttttaataacaatttgaatttagattttatatcaTCATTTAAAATCGTCAGTTTGAGTTCAAACCTTACCTgattagagaattaattaatagtttagtttaactttatttaattaaaattgatttaattgaattaattaaactaaaactataggttatgtgagagatattcatttaaatatgatttaaatgaaatattaattaaatatgatttaaatgaaatattaattaaatatgattaaatgaaatattaatttaattaaatattttaattttaataataatttaattggTTAAATTAATAGGAAACGTAGGGGGTTTTTCCGCATCCCATTTTTCTCTCCAACTTCCCTCATCTGCAGTCTGAAGAAGATGGAGATACTGGTACAACATTTCAAAATAGAAAGTTCTGTGATTTATGTATTCTGAATTCTGTCAGAAAAATCtcctaaaacaaaattttcCTTCTCCAATTTTGGTCCCAGCAACCAAAATCTCAACCTAGAGAATAGAAAGATTTCCGAGCGGTGGTGCCTCAACTTGGAGTTTTGTAGATCCAGAATCGTCCACGATCGTAAATATTCTTCCTCTTCTctgtaatttaatttttaacatCATGTTTAGCCATAGCCatagaaattagttttgtaaGTTCTTTTGCCAACGAATTGGTATTTTTATATTTCCAAATTAAATTGAACAATAATTTTGTAATTCTTTCACTGTGCAAGGACTCTCATCCTTTAAGTTATAAACAACAAATTTGGGACACACATAAAAAGGTAAAAACTTTGATCATCAAGATATAGTATCATTTTAGAATTTGGTAAATCCTAactaaatttgttattttgttgTTGGACAAGATTGCAACAACCTCTCCTATAATAATGAcaaatatatacaaaatttttagtttgttatattttaaacaatttattaaataatacataatatatatttttagtaacaatttgaatctaaattttagatcctcccctaaaataatgtcaaatataaatacaagattttcaattttttttatattttaaacaacttattaaataatacgtaatatatattttataacaatttgaatttaaattttagaattgtaattatgcctcaatgacatttttgcaattatttgaatcttcttcttttaggttttatttgagaaaagaaaagaaggagattgagagaggatatatttttaataacaatttgaatctaAATTTTAGATCCTCCCATAAAATAATGCCAAATATAAATACAagattttcagttttttttaatattttaaacaacttattaaataatacataatatatatttttaataacaatatgaatttaaattttagaattctaattatgCCTCAATGACATTTTTGCAATTATTTGAATCTTCTTCTTGACTGACGGAGAGGAAGACACCAAAGTTTTGATGTAAGCAATGATGGGCTTTTTCGAGCAGTGTTTGATGGCGTCTGACGTTGGTCGTGGGTTTGTGGTAGGTTCTAATGTTTTGGCATTTGTTGGAGTCAAATTTAGTTGACTTTCACAGGTTTAGGCACAAATAGGAGGATAGTAGAGTTGAGCGGCATTTTCAGCGAGTTTCACAGTGACTTTCGCCGTGGGTTGAGCAGCATTTTGTTTTTTAGTCGTGGTTCTTCTTGAGGTTTGTAGTGGGTTGTTCGACACGTGAGTCTCTGTTCGGAGGAGCTGACAAGAAGAAAATTCCTTGATTTGCGCCAAATGTATGAAGACTTTGAAGTGTTTGAAGGGGATGAAGCTGGGAGCTAGCTCTAATCGTTTCTGCATGAACATTTGAATGCCTGAAAGCGCACGATTTGAAGAAGACTTGAAACGACTGCAGAAATTATGTGGAGCTTTTATCGTGATAGGTGTAAATTATGTGTTGgtagtttgattttaattatatgGTATTTGTGGTTTcttgaataattgtatttaggattcaaatttttttatttagtaggggcatttaagacattgttccaaaaagtttttttttttttttccatattgttcaattttgctattttattaatttaaatcaaaaatttctATTTATTCAAAGTAAACAttctattttgctatttttcttgtgaacccaactttttttttttatggcaTTAACCAAACTTTATAACTTGTTTCATAAATCTCATATAATTCAAGAATATTTCATGACTAGATTTAGGTTGTTTACAATTTAGTTTGGTTCAATTTTGATAGGTTGAATAATGAAAGATTTAATTaagatatttatatataaatttaaggGGCGTtagcaaaaatagcaaaaaattcTATGATAATAGAGCCCAtatcactacattttctaaataacAAAAGTAGCAAAATTAAAAACGGATAGCCCTGATAGCTCTTTGATAGTCCTCTGATGATAGTCGCGTAATattattttgtcatatttgtaatatgtaaaaaaagAGGTGCCATGTGctgttttttctaaatttttttttatcatttgatgtaattttcatatatttaattatggtgttataa
It contains:
- the LOC103495636 gene encoding OPA3-like protein; translated protein: MILPVVKLGALALKTICKPIANRLKKEAGLHPKFRQCIINIAQANHRFSTNVQRRIYGYATNVAIPPLNEEKAVQAAADLLGELFVFTVAGAAVIFEVQRSSRSEARKEELRRQELEAMKQRDDGIAREIEILKQKIENLEELSKGRGLTGLFHFRHPHTAEGENVKHS